Proteins encoded together in one Leptolyngbya sp. CCY15150 window:
- a CDS encoding ferredoxin produces MSSNPSPSSLEICAQRLGIPTVQRHVLICAEASKPKCCDLAASLESWNYLKARLAELKLDSAIAGSPISVFRTKANCLRVCQQGPILVVYPDGTWYHSATPEVIERIIQEHLIHNQPVDEYMFLHHPLPSPAQHHGANDHDANDHDADDDQTSAESLLTATHEADVCDGSA; encoded by the coding sequence ATGTCCTCGAATCCATCACCGTCGTCCCTTGAAATTTGCGCCCAGCGCCTAGGCATTCCCACGGTGCAGCGCCATGTGCTGATTTGCGCAGAAGCCTCTAAGCCAAAATGCTGCGACCTGGCTGCTAGCTTAGAGTCTTGGAACTACCTGAAAGCCCGATTGGCTGAACTCAAGTTAGATTCAGCGATCGCTGGTTCACCCATTTCTGTGTTTCGCACCAAGGCCAACTGCCTGCGTGTCTGCCAACAGGGGCCTATTCTGGTCGTTTACCCCGATGGCACCTGGTATCACAGCGCTACTCCTGAGGTGATTGAGCGGATCATTCAAGAGCATCTGATCCATAACCAACCGGTGGATGAGTACATGTTCTTACACCACCCCTTGCCCAGCCCGGCTCAGCATCATGGTGCTAACGATCATGATGCTAACGATCACGATGCTGATGATGATCAGACATCGGCAGAATCCTTGCTCACCGCGACCCATGAGGCGGATGTCTGCGATGGGAGTGCCTGA